A genomic region of Oncorhynchus masou masou isolate Uvic2021 unplaced genomic scaffold, UVic_Omas_1.1 unplaced_scaffold_616, whole genome shotgun sequence contains the following coding sequences:
- the LOC135536415 gene encoding forkhead box protein B1-like, with amino-acid sequence MPRPGRNTYSDQKPPYSYISLTAMAIQSCPEKMLPLSEIYKFIMDRFPYYRENTQRWQNSLRHNLSFNDCFIKIPRRPDQPGKGSFWALHPSCGDMFENGSFLRRRKRFKLMMMASEHLAQSKPSDAAHYLQQQAKLRLSALAASGTHLPQMSGYNIGVSHQPSTFKHPFAIENIIAREYKMPGGLAFSTMQSMSAGYPLHNQLTTAWPHMYSSSVMDTVAPISMASDYSAYGMPLKSICYGAQSLPAIPVPIKPTPTSMPGLSALPTHIPAFLANSPQSLSPTSPQTATSQSSPATPSESLINPASSAMQSVVSVH; translated from the coding sequence ATGCCTCGTCCGGGGAGAAACACGTATAGCGACCAGAAACCTCCCTATTCCTACATCTCCCTGACCGCCATGGCTATCCAGTCCTGCCCGGAGAAGATGCTCCCGCTCAGCGAGATCTACAAGTTCATCATGGACAGGTTCCCTTACTACCGAGAGAACACCCAGCGGTGGCAGAACTCCTTACGACACAACCTCTCTTTCAACGACTGTTTTATTAAAATCCCCAGGCGGCCGGACCAGCCGGGTAAAGGGAGTTTCTGGGCTCTCCATCCCAGCTGCGGGGACATGTTCGAGAACGGAAGTTTCTTGCGGCGTCGTAAACGCTTCAAGTTGATGATGATGGCGTCCGAGCATCTGGCGCAAAGCAAGCCGTCGGACGCTGCCCACTATCTCCAACAACAAGCCAAACTCCGACTGAGCGCTCTGGCTGCTTCCGGCACACATCTCCCGCAAATGTCCGGTTACAACATAGGAGTCTCTCACCAACCGTCAACTTTCAAACACCCGTTCGCAATCGAGAACATAATCGCCAGAGAGTATAAAATGCCAGGCGGACTGGCCTTCTCCACCATGCAGTCTATGTCTGCTGGCTACCCGCTGCACAACCAGCTCACCACAGCCTGGCCTCATATGTACAGCTCCAGCGTCATGGACACGGTAGCTCCCATCTCCATGGCCAGTGATTATTCGGCCTACGGAATGCCCCTCAAGTCTATTTGCTATGGCGCGCAGAGTCTACCTGCCATCCCCGTGCCAATCAAGCCCACCCCTACTTCGATGCCAGGGCTCTCGGCTTTGCCAACACATATTCCAGCTTTCTTAGCgaactctccccagtctctcaGCCCCACGTCTCCTCAGACAGCTACCAGCCAAAGCAGCCCTGCCACGCCGAGCGAATCGCTCATAAACCCGGCCTCTTCGGCCATGCAGTCCGTGGTGTCGGTGCACTGA
- the LOC135536418 gene encoding suprabasin-like produces the protein MAGLAGNRIDQANHTRLSMAGLAGNRIDQANHTRLSMAGLAGNRIDQANHTRLSMAGLAGNRIDQANHTRLSMAGLAGNRIDQANHTRLSMAGLGGNRIDQANHTRLSMAGMAGNRIDQANHTRRSMAGLARNRIDQANHTRLSMAGLAGNRIDQANHTRLSMAGLAGNRIDQANHARLSMAGLGGNRIDQANHTRLSMAGLAGNRIDQANHTRLSMAGLAGNRIDQANHTRLSMAGLAGNRIDQANHTRLSMAGLAGNRIDQANHTRLSMAGLAGNRIDQANHTRLSMAGLAGNRIDQANHTRLYMAGLALNRIDQANHTRLSMAGLAGNRIDQANHTRLSMAGLDGNRIDQANHTRLSMAGLALNRIDQANHTRLSMAGLAG, from the coding sequence ATGGCTGGCCTGGCCGGCAACAGAATAGACCAAGCCAACCATACAAGGCTGTCCATGGCTGGCCTGGCCGGCAACAGAATAGACCAAGCCAACCATACAAGGCTGTCCATGGCTGGCCTGGCCGGCAACAGAATAGACCAAGCCAACCATACACGGCTGTCAATGGCTGGCCTGGCCGGCAACAGAATAGACCAAGCCAACCATACAAGGCTGTCCATGGCTGGCCTGGCCGGCAACAGAATAGACCAAGCCAACCATACAAGGCTGTCCATGGCTGGCCTGGGTGGCAACAGAATAGACCAAGCCAACCATACAAGGCTGTCCATGGCTGGCATGGCTGGCAACAGAATAGACCAAGCCAACCATACAAGGCGGTCCATGGCTGGCCTGGCCCGCAACAGAATAGACCAAGCCAACCATACAAGGCTGTCCATGGCTGGCCTGGCCGGCAACAGAATAGACCAAGCCAACCATACAAGGCTGTCCATGGCTGGCCTGGCCGGCAACAGAATAGACCAAGCCAACCATGCAAGGCTGTCCATGGCTGGCCTGGGTGGCAACAGAATAGACCAAGCCAACCATACAAGGCTGTCCATGGCTGGCCTGGCTGGCAACAGAATAGACCAAGCCAACCATACAAGGCTGTCCATGGCTGGCCTGGCCGGCAACAGAATAGACCAAGCCAACCATACAAGGCTGTCCATGGCTGGCCTGGCCGGCAACAGAATAGACCAAGCCAACCATACAAGGCTGTCCATGGCTGGCCTGGCTGGCAACAGAATAGACCAAGCCAACCATACAAGGCTGTCCATGGCTGGCCTGGCTGGCAACAGAATAGACCAAGCCAACCATACAAGGCTGTCCATGGCTGGCCTGGCTGGCAACAGAATAGACCAAGCCAACCATACAAGGCTGTACATGGCTGGCCTGGCCCTCAACAGAATAGACCAAGCCAACCATACAAGGCTGTCCATGGCTGGCCTGGCCGGCAACAGAATAGACCAAGCAAACCATACAAGGCTGTCCATGGCTGGCCTGGACGGCAACAGAATAGACCAAGCCAACCATACAAGGCTGTCCATGGCTGGCCTGGCCCTCAACAGAATAGACCAAGCCAACCACACAAGGCTGTCCATGGCTGGCCTGGCCGGTTAA